In Parafrankia irregularis, the sequence CCGGACGATGCTCGACATCGCCTTCGAGGCCTCGCTGCGGGAGGACGCGCTCAACACCGGGGTGCGGACCCTGCTGGTGCTGCCGCTCTGCTTCACCCCCGGCGTCGTCTACGGCCTGTTCATGACCGGCGTCCTGGGCGGCACCCTCGTCATCGAGCCGGGGTTCGACGCCGCGCGGGCGGTCCAGCGGCTGGCCGAGCATCGCATCCAGGCCATGTTCGGTGTGCCGCTGCTGTGGGAGTCGATGGCGCGTACGCCCGGGTTCGCCGAGGCGGACCTGTCGAACCTCGGTTCGGCAGTGGTCGGCGGCGCGGCGGTTTCGGTGCCGCTGCTGCGGGCCTGGGGCGCCAAGGGCGTGGTGCTGCGCCAGATCTACGGCATGACCGAGGTCGGCGGAATCGCCACCGCGACCCTGCCCGAGGAGGCCGAGGAGCATGCCGCCACCTGCGGCGCCGGCTCCCCGTTCACCGACCTGCGGGTCGTGCGGCCCGACGGCACCGACTGCGAGCCCGGCGAACCCGGCGAGATCATCATGCGTGGGCCGGGGGTGACCCCCGGCTACTGGGCGGCGCCCGAACTGACCGCGCAGGCGATCCGGGACGGCTGGCTGTACGGCGGTGACCTCGGCGTCCGCGACACCGACGGCCGCATCGGCTTCGCGGACCGGCTCAAGGATCTGATCATCTCGGGCGGCATCAACATCTCCCCGTTCGAGCTGGAGGCCGCCCTGATGACGATCCCCGGCATCTCCGAGGTCGCGGTCATCGCCGCCCCCGACGAACGGTTCGGCGAGACCCCGGCCGCGATCGTCTCCGTCGCCGCGGACTCCGACCTCGACGAGGCGGCGATCGTCGCGGCCTGCGCGACACGCATGGCGGACTACAAGGTGCCGCGGTACGTCGTCATCCGCCGTGATCCCCTGCCCCGGCTGCCCAGCGGCAAGCTCGCCAAGCCCGCGATCCGGGACGAGTACCGCGACGTCACCGAACGTTTCCCGAAGGTGCGATGAACCTGTGAACACAGATCTTTTCGAGTCCGACCACGAGCTCTACCGGGAGACGGTGCGGGCGTTCGTCACCCGTGACGTGGTCCCCAACCTGGAGCGGTGGGACGCCGAGCGTCTCATCGACCGGGAGACCTGGAAGCGGGCCGGCGCCGCCGGGCTGCTGGGCCTCGCGGTACCCGAGAGCCACGGCGGGGCCGGGGAGCGCGACTACCGGTTCCGCGTCGTCCTGCAGGAGGAGATCGCCCGGGTCGGTGCCTCGTCGCTGCAGTCGTCGTTCTCCACCAACGACGACATCGTCCTGTCGTATCTGCTGGAGATGGCCACCGAGCAGCAGCAGGCCCGGTGGCTGCCCGGCTTCGCCACCGGCGAGACGGTCGGCGCGATCGCGATGACCGAACCGCAGACCGGCAGCGACCTGCGCGGCATCGCCACCACGGCGGTCCGCGACGGCGACGACTGGGTGATCAACGGGTCGAAGACGTTCATCACCAACGGCATCCTCGCCGACCTGGTGATCGTCTTCGCCCGGACCGGCACCGACGGCGGCAGCCGCGGCTTCAGCCTGTTCGTCGTCGAGCGCGACACCCCCGGCTTCGAGCGCGGCCGCAAGCTCGACAAGGTCGGCCTGGCCGCGCAGGACACCGCCGAGCTGTTCTTCCGGGACGTCCGAGTGCCTGCCCGCAACCTGCTCGGCGTCGAGGGCGGCGGGCTGCCTGCGCTGATGCGCAACCTGCCGCGGGAACGGCTCGGGATCGCGATCGCCGGGCAGTGCTCGGCGGAGGCCGCGTTCGCCTGGACGTTGGACTACGTCCGCCAGCGCCAGGCGTTCGGCCGCCCGGTCGCCGAGTTCCAGACGGTCGGGTTCGCCCTCGCCGAGCTGCGCACGCGCATCGAGGTGACCCGCGCCTACATCGACCGCTGCGTGCGCGAGCTCAACCGGGGCACCCTGAGCGCGGTGGACGCGGCGAA encodes:
- a CDS encoding class I adenylate-forming enzyme family protein, which codes for MATSVVSVLDWWARAKPDRIALVFGDDQVDYRRYRDWTSRVARSLVARGVAPGDRVALLANNSLEWAVTAIGVLRAGGVLVPINPRLVAGEIRSFFEEAGVRLVIAEGAFTATLKEVAGQLDGDLDIVEIAAVEALRAGETGGETCGEAGGVKGGETGAFRVDRDQHEPMTVLFTSGSTGRSKGVICTNRTMLDIAFEASLREDALNTGVRTLLVLPLCFTPGVVYGLFMTGVLGGTLVIEPGFDAARAVQRLAEHRIQAMFGVPLLWESMARTPGFAEADLSNLGSAVVGGAAVSVPLLRAWGAKGVVLRQIYGMTEVGGIATATLPEEAEEHAATCGAGSPFTDLRVVRPDGTDCEPGEPGEIIMRGPGVTPGYWAAPELTAQAIRDGWLYGGDLGVRDTDGRIGFADRLKDLIISGGINISPFELEAALMTIPGISEVAVIAAPDERFGETPAAIVSVAADSDLDEAAIVAACATRMADYKVPRYVVIRRDPLPRLPSGKLAKPAIRDEYRDVTERFPKVR
- a CDS encoding acyl-CoA dehydrogenase family protein, producing MNTDLFESDHELYRETVRAFVTRDVVPNLERWDAERLIDRETWKRAGAAGLLGLAVPESHGGAGERDYRFRVVLQEEIARVGASSLQSSFSTNDDIVLSYLLEMATEQQQARWLPGFATGETVGAIAMTEPQTGSDLRGIATTAVRDGDDWVINGSKTFITNGILADLVIVFARTGTDGGSRGFSLFVVERDTPGFERGRKLDKVGLAAQDTAELFFRDVRVPARNLLGVEGGGLPALMRNLPRERLGIAIAGQCSAEAAFAWTLDYVRQRQAFGRPVAEFQTVGFALAELRTRIEVTRAYIDRCVRELNRGTLSAVDAAKAKWWATEMQWKVVDTGVQLHGGYGYMTEYPIARAFLDARVQRIYGGTNEIMKEIISRDLVRS